GTTTCCCCTTATGGAAGACCGGGCCATACAATCAGTTGAATTGGTGGTAGTCACATCTGATCGCGGACTGTGCGGTAGTTTTAATACCAACATTATCAAGACTGCTGAGAAGTTGATTAAATCATATACGGCTGAGGGTAAGAAGGTAAGCATTGTCTGTGTCGGCAAGAAAGCTTCGCAAAAGCTTCGTAAGACGGGCCTTGTAAGGAATAAGTATGTTGACATTATGGGTACCTTTCAGATGTTCAATGCCCGTGAAATAGCTCAGGACGTTGCCGACAATTTTCTTTCCGGCGCTGCCGATTTAGTGCAGATGGTTTTTGGTGAGTTTAAAAGTGTTGCTTCTCAGAAACCAAAAACCATATCTTTGCTTCCAATAGCCCCTGTAGCATCTGATGATTCTACGGCAACAAATGCTGTCTCGGATTATATTTATGAGCCCAGTCCGGATCAGATTATGGAAGTTTTACAACCACTTTATCTTAATGTAATGGTATATCATACAATGCTTGAGGTATCCGCTGGAGAACATGCGGCGCGAATGACAGCAATGGATAACGCTACAAAGGCATGTTCTGATATTATTCACAACCTTACATTAGTATATAACAAAGTTCGTCAAGGAAGTATAACGTCGGAACTGATGGATATCGTCGGTGGTGCTGAGGCGTTAAAAGGATAACAGGCAGCGAAACTCTAACGATTGAAGATACCACTGTCATAGTGGCCTAGAGTTTA
This window of the Desulfobulbaceae bacterium genome carries:
- the atpG gene encoding ATP synthase F1 subunit gamma, with protein sequence MASLKDVKTKIGGVKKTSQITSAMNMVAAAKLRGAQQKMESFRSYASKFNAAMGSLSTGMDSAQFPLMEDRAIQSVELVVVTSDRGLCGSFNTNIIKTAEKLIKSYTAEGKKVSIVCVGKKASQKLRKTGLVRNKYVDIMGTFQMFNAREIAQDVADNFLSGAADLVQMVFGEFKSVASQKPKTISLLPIAPVASDDSTATNAVSDYIYEPSPDQIMEVLQPLYLNVMVYHTMLEVSAGEHAARMTAMDNATKACSDIIHNLTLVYNKVRQGSITSELMDIVGGAEALKG